A DNA window from Drosophila virilis strain 15010-1051.87 chromosome 4, Dvir_AGI_RSII-ME, whole genome shotgun sequence contains the following coding sequences:
- the Lamp1 gene encoding lysosome-associated membrane glycoprotein 1, with the protein MFGHKFIICTALLLLSSSAYSQIFSLKSAEFPEVKDPLQSSTSTSTTPTSISSTTTKPKPTSSSTSTTTTTTTTTTTTTTVAPTTSTEAPVTTTPAPVPSTTHKPQPYPAPTVGSWNCSCIMLNMAAQLNFTYETKSGSMTSGLYNVPSNASVDHCYCNSQTTQSMQLNWGSSISPESLVLQLEDKNKSIALTLITVNMMVPTEDFPDAKENQTIQLIHKSQNTDFKTPEKMSYHCTRVQMFNMSETISNNETIGTISVSHVQVEAFRSANATGFSTVHDCDSSETSDVVPIAVGIALAALILVVLISYLCARRRSTSRGYMSF; encoded by the exons ATGTTTGGCCATAAATTCATAATATGCACCGCATTGCTCCTGTTGAGCAGCTCTG CTTACTCGCAGATTTTTAGCCTCAAGTCGGCAGAATTTCCTGAGGTGAAAGATCCACTTCAATCAAGCACTTCAACATCCACAACCCCTACTTCGATCAGCAGCACGACTACCAAGCCTAAGCCCACTAGCTCGAGCACTtcaacaacaaccaccaccacaacaacaaccacaacgacAACCACTGTGGCACCAACAACCAGCACCGAGGCACCGGTAACCACCACGCCTGCTCCAGTGCCGAGCACCACGCATAAGCCACAACCGTATCCAGCACCAACTGTGGGCTCATGGAACTGCTCTTGCATTATGCTCAACATGGCAGCTCAGCTGAACTTCACCTATGAGACCAAGA GCGGCAGCATGACCAGTGGATTGTACAATGTGCCCAGCAACGCTTCTGTGGATCATTGTTATTGCAACAGCCAGACCACGCAGTCCATGCAGCTTAACTGGGGTTCCAGCATCTCACCGGAATCCTTGGTCCTTCAGCTAGAGGACAAGAACAAATCCATTGCACTCACCTTGATTACTGTCAACATGATGGTGCCCACAGAGGACTTCCCCGATGCTAAGG AGAATCAGACCATTCAGTTGATCCACAAGAGCCAGAACACGGACTTCAAGACGCCCGAGAAGATGTCCTACCACTGCACTCGCGTCCAGATGTTCAACATGTCGGAGACAATCAGCAACAATGAGACCATTGGAACCATCAGCGTCAGCCATGTGCAGGTGGAGGCGTTCCGCAGTGCAAATGCCACTGGGTTCTCCACGGTGCACGACTGCGACAGCTCGGAGACCTCCGATGTGGTGCCCATTGCCGTAGGCATTGCCCTGGCCGCCTTGATTCTGGTCGTGCTCATTTCGTATCTATGTGCGCGTCGTCGCTCCACTTCGCGTGGCTACATGAGCTTCTAA
- the nompB gene encoding intraflagellar transport protein 88 homolog isoform X3 has protein sequence MSATQAEDKRAAGTAEIATAPPPPPTAAGRPPTSQLFSRGNLVSSRTGGDKTALARPSTAVRAVGYAASTSGSAGQRFDQFFLEKVKQQTLSSANAAVDAAKEVNPQIKYKNMEVKIVKLLESSIVLAARSFSNRTSGSSNTEIKSALAEALNKAKDASSLDRILHHEQDKQGENVFHNFDLTYAVFFNLAEQYEHNDMHIEALNTYNIMTKNKMFPHVNQLKLNMGNIYFKMGMHKKAIKMYRMALDSVPNTLKQLRLKITENIGVLFVRMGQYADAASSFEFIMSERADIRSGIHLLLCYYAMGDVNKIKSTFRSLCDVQPVETERDLENENNIIRLQQQAEQAGQMGADQTPAAGNQAAEVAIIDAEGNSSYEQVTEPNKSSANAKNLYVLQALKTDELAIYTKQRRNTEKRSITMIVDLISPLIEENYNDGYNWCIEVIRTSNLSWLANELELNKALVYLRQNDVNQAIETLQMYDRKSESSMTASALTNLSFIYINLGNLEMATHCLNQLQELGALQTSVLALVNASIVDMRSQNLSSARERLQRALQLDPSSFEANYNLGLLALQQQDFELAEEQFELLKAQLMQPHSVQHSHVYYQLAKLQERRLSNASAGGFKSSASPGALQAYLQVLGISAADIDSRLFEKVGSMYEQRQDHQEANQYYNEAYRINMSDISIASSIGSYYIKLQATEKALYYYERAVLADPNDPNLMLRIASCFRNSYLPPKQYLGMFEKIYARFPDNLTCVRALMQVTKSLGMSELHERYGQEYARLHKQQQERQNEQLYQQQRLSSATSGRGSSRLRTVRPSNEERLQENSDISATLVSNSRVGYNGDQFLQSGNAYSIKQYVDPLGPPAERPRTGMHRAQQSNDSDDDAEMNADSLLPI, from the exons ATGAGTGCTACGCAAGCGGAAGACAAACGAGCTGCAGGCACGGCGGAGATCGCAACggcaccgccgccgcctcccACAGCCGCCGGCAGGCCGCCCACCTCGCAGCTTTTTTCG CGGGGCAATCTGGTTAGCAGTCGCACGGGCGGCGACAAGACGGCGCTGGCCAGACCCTCGACAGCGGTGCGGGCCGTGGGCTATGCGGCCAGCACGAGCGGCTCGGCGGGTCAACGGTTCGATCAATTCTTTCTGGAGAAGGTCAAGCAGCAGACGCTGTCCTCGGCCAATGCCGCCGTCGACGCGGCCAAGGAGGTTAA TCCACAGATCAAGTACAAGAACATGGAGGTGAAAATTGTGAAACTCCTGGAGTCCTCAATTGTGCTGGCAGCGCGCAGTTTCTCGAATCGCACAAGTGGTTCGTCCAATACGGAAATAAAATCCGCACTGGCCGAGGCTCTGAACAAGGCCAAGGATGCATCCTCGTTGGATCGCATACTGCATCATGAACAGGATAAACAGggcgaaaatgtttttcacaacTTCGACTTGACCTATGCG gTATTCTTCAATTTGGCCGAGCAATACGAGCACAATGACATGCACATTGAGGCCCTGAACACGTACAACATCATGAccaagaacaaaatgtttccgCATGTGAATCAACTGAAGCTGAACATGGGCAACATCTACTTCAAGATGGGAATGCACAAGAAGGCCATCAAAATGTATCGCATGGCTTTGGATTCGGTGCCGAACACGTTGAAGCAGCTGCGCTTGAAAATTACCGAGAATATTGGAGTATTATTTGTGCGGATGGGCCAGTATGCGGATGCTGCGTCCAGTTTTGAGTTTATCATGTCAGAACGCGCGGACATTCGCAGCGGCATCCATCTGCTGCTCTGCTACTATGCCATGGGCGACGTGAACAAAATCAAGAGCACCTTCCGCAGCCTGTGCGATGTGCAGCCCGTCGAAACCGAGCGCGACTTGGAGAACGAGAATAATATAATACGTTTGCAGCAGCAGGCCGAGCAGGCTGGACAAATGGGCGCGGATCAGACGCCTGCTGCCGGCAACCAGGCAGCCGAGGTGGCCATCATTGATGCAGAGGGCAACAGCTCCTACGAACAGGTGACCGAACCCAACAAGAGCTCTGCGAATGCCAAGAATCTCTACGTCCTGCAGGCTCTCAAAACGGATGAGCTGGCCATTTATACAAAGCAAAGGCGCAACACGGAGAAGCGTTCCATTACAATGATTGTCGATCTGATCTCTCCCCTGATCGAGGAGAACTACAATGATG GCTACAACTGGTGCATTGAGGTGATACGGACATCGAATCTGTCCTGGCTGGCCAACGAGCTGGAGTTAAACAAGGCGCTCGTCTATCTGCGCCAGAACGATGTCAACCAGGCAATCGAGACGCTGCAAATGTACGACCGCAAGAGCGAGAGCTCCATGACGGCCAGTGCGCTGACGAATCTCAGCTTCATCTACATTAAC CTGGGCAACCTGGAGATGGCCACGCACTGCCTCAATCAGCTGCAGGAGCTTGGGGCACTGCAGACGAGCGTCTTGGCGCTGGTCAATGCCAGCATTGTGGACATGCGGAGTCAGAATCTGAGCTCGGCCAGGGAGCGGCTGCAGCGTGCCTTGCAGCTGGATCCCAGCAGCTTTGAGGCCAACTACAATTTGGGcctgctggcgctgcagcagcaggattTCGAGCTGGCCGAGGAGCAGTTCGAGCTGCTGAAGGCGCAGCTCATGCAGCCGCATTCGGTGCAGCACAGTCATGTCTATTACCAGCTGGCCAAGCTGCAGGAGCGGCGTCTGAGCAACGCCTCTGCGGGCGGCTTCAAGTCCAGCGCCTCTCCGGGCGCACTCCAGGCCTATCTGCAGGTACTGGGCATCTCGGCCGCCGACATTGACTCGCGCCTGTTCGAGAAGGTGGGCAGCATGTACGAGCAGCGGCAGGATCATCAGGAGGCCAATCAGTACTACAACGAGGCCTATCGCATCAACATGAGCGACATCAGCATCGCCAGCTCCATTGGCTCGTATTACATCAAGCTGCAGGCCACGGAGAAGGCGCTGTATTACTATGAGCGGGCGGTGCTAGCGGATCCCAATGATCCGAATTTGATGCTGCGCATTGCCAGCTGTTTTCGCAACTCTTATTTGCCGCCGAAGCAATATCTGGGCATGTTCGAGAAGATATATGCGCGCTTTCCGGACAACCTGACCTGTGTGCGCGCCCTGATGCAGGTGACCAAATCGCTGGGCATGAGCGAGCTGCACGAACGCTATGGCCAGGAGTATGCCAGACtgcacaagcagcagcaggaacgaCAGAACGAACAGCTCTATCAACAGCAGCGTCTTTCCTCGGCCACCTCCGGCAGGGGCAGCAGCCGTTTGAGAA CAGTGCGTCCATCGAACGAGGAGCGTCTGCAGGAGAACAGCGATATCTCGGCAACACTCGTTTCCAACTCACGGGTGGGCTACAATGGCGATCAGTTCCTGCAAAGCGGCAACGCCTACTCGA TCAAACAGTATGTGGATCCTCTTGGCCCACCGGCCGAACGTCCTCGCACCGGCATGCATCGTGCACAGCAGAGCAACGACTCCGATGATGATGCGGAAATGAACGCCGACAGCTTATTGCCCatttaa
- the nompB gene encoding intraflagellar transport protein 88 homolog isoform X2 — MSATQAEDKRAAGTAEIATAPPPPPTAAGRPPTSQLFSRGNLVSSRTGGDKTALARPSTAVRAVGYAASTSGSAGQRFDQFFLEKVKQQTLSSANAAVDAAKEVNPQIKYKNMEVKIVKLLESSIVLAARSFSNRTSGSSNTEIKSALAEALNKAKDASSLDRILHHEQDKQGENVFHNFDLTYAVFFNLAEQYEHNDMHIEALNTYNIMTKNKMFPHVNQLKLNMGNIYFKMGMHKKAIKMYRMALDSVPNTLKQLRLKITENIGVLFVRMGQYADAASSFEFIMSERADIRSGIHLLLCYYAMGDVNKIKSTFRSLCDVQPVETERDLENENNIIRLQQQAEQAGQMGADQTPAAGNQAAEVAIIDAEGNSSYEQVTEPNKSSANAKNLYVLQALKTDELAIYTKQRRNTEKRSITMIVDLISPLIEENYNDGYNWCIEVIRTSNLSWLANELELNKALVYLRQNDVNQAIETLQMYDRKSESSMTASALTNLSFIYINLGNLEMATHCLNQLQELGALQTSVLALVNASIVDMRSQNLSSARERLQRALQLDPSSFEANYNLGLLALQQQDFELAEEQFELLKAQLMQPHSVQHSHVYYQLAKLQERRLSNASAGGFKSSASPGALQAYLQVLGISAADIDSRLFEKVGSMYEQRQDHQEANQYYNEAYRINMSDISIASSIGSYYIKLQATEKALYYYERAVLADPNDPNLMLRIASCFRNSYLPPKQYLGMFEKIYARFPDNLTCVRALMQVTKSLGMSELHERYGQEYARLHKQQQERQNEQLYQQQRLSSATSGRGSSRLRMRPSNEERLQENSDISATLVSNSRVGYNGDQFLQSGNAYSSKLRPKPEVDSYFIRFPSQTVCGSSWPTGRTSSHRHASCTAEQRLR; from the exons ATGAGTGCTACGCAAGCGGAAGACAAACGAGCTGCAGGCACGGCGGAGATCGCAACggcaccgccgccgcctcccACAGCCGCCGGCAGGCCGCCCACCTCGCAGCTTTTTTCG CGGGGCAATCTGGTTAGCAGTCGCACGGGCGGCGACAAGACGGCGCTGGCCAGACCCTCGACAGCGGTGCGGGCCGTGGGCTATGCGGCCAGCACGAGCGGCTCGGCGGGTCAACGGTTCGATCAATTCTTTCTGGAGAAGGTCAAGCAGCAGACGCTGTCCTCGGCCAATGCCGCCGTCGACGCGGCCAAGGAGGTTAA TCCACAGATCAAGTACAAGAACATGGAGGTGAAAATTGTGAAACTCCTGGAGTCCTCAATTGTGCTGGCAGCGCGCAGTTTCTCGAATCGCACAAGTGGTTCGTCCAATACGGAAATAAAATCCGCACTGGCCGAGGCTCTGAACAAGGCCAAGGATGCATCCTCGTTGGATCGCATACTGCATCATGAACAGGATAAACAGggcgaaaatgtttttcacaacTTCGACTTGACCTATGCG gTATTCTTCAATTTGGCCGAGCAATACGAGCACAATGACATGCACATTGAGGCCCTGAACACGTACAACATCATGAccaagaacaaaatgtttccgCATGTGAATCAACTGAAGCTGAACATGGGCAACATCTACTTCAAGATGGGAATGCACAAGAAGGCCATCAAAATGTATCGCATGGCTTTGGATTCGGTGCCGAACACGTTGAAGCAGCTGCGCTTGAAAATTACCGAGAATATTGGAGTATTATTTGTGCGGATGGGCCAGTATGCGGATGCTGCGTCCAGTTTTGAGTTTATCATGTCAGAACGCGCGGACATTCGCAGCGGCATCCATCTGCTGCTCTGCTACTATGCCATGGGCGACGTGAACAAAATCAAGAGCACCTTCCGCAGCCTGTGCGATGTGCAGCCCGTCGAAACCGAGCGCGACTTGGAGAACGAGAATAATATAATACGTTTGCAGCAGCAGGCCGAGCAGGCTGGACAAATGGGCGCGGATCAGACGCCTGCTGCCGGCAACCAGGCAGCCGAGGTGGCCATCATTGATGCAGAGGGCAACAGCTCCTACGAACAGGTGACCGAACCCAACAAGAGCTCTGCGAATGCCAAGAATCTCTACGTCCTGCAGGCTCTCAAAACGGATGAGCTGGCCATTTATACAAAGCAAAGGCGCAACACGGAGAAGCGTTCCATTACAATGATTGTCGATCTGATCTCTCCCCTGATCGAGGAGAACTACAATGATG GCTACAACTGGTGCATTGAGGTGATACGGACATCGAATCTGTCCTGGCTGGCCAACGAGCTGGAGTTAAACAAGGCGCTCGTCTATCTGCGCCAGAACGATGTCAACCAGGCAATCGAGACGCTGCAAATGTACGACCGCAAGAGCGAGAGCTCCATGACGGCCAGTGCGCTGACGAATCTCAGCTTCATCTACATTAAC CTGGGCAACCTGGAGATGGCCACGCACTGCCTCAATCAGCTGCAGGAGCTTGGGGCACTGCAGACGAGCGTCTTGGCGCTGGTCAATGCCAGCATTGTGGACATGCGGAGTCAGAATCTGAGCTCGGCCAGGGAGCGGCTGCAGCGTGCCTTGCAGCTGGATCCCAGCAGCTTTGAGGCCAACTACAATTTGGGcctgctggcgctgcagcagcaggattTCGAGCTGGCCGAGGAGCAGTTCGAGCTGCTGAAGGCGCAGCTCATGCAGCCGCATTCGGTGCAGCACAGTCATGTCTATTACCAGCTGGCCAAGCTGCAGGAGCGGCGTCTGAGCAACGCCTCTGCGGGCGGCTTCAAGTCCAGCGCCTCTCCGGGCGCACTCCAGGCCTATCTGCAGGTACTGGGCATCTCGGCCGCCGACATTGACTCGCGCCTGTTCGAGAAGGTGGGCAGCATGTACGAGCAGCGGCAGGATCATCAGGAGGCCAATCAGTACTACAACGAGGCCTATCGCATCAACATGAGCGACATCAGCATCGCCAGCTCCATTGGCTCGTATTACATCAAGCTGCAGGCCACGGAGAAGGCGCTGTATTACTATGAGCGGGCGGTGCTAGCGGATCCCAATGATCCGAATTTGATGCTGCGCATTGCCAGCTGTTTTCGCAACTCTTATTTGCCGCCGAAGCAATATCTGGGCATGTTCGAGAAGATATATGCGCGCTTTCCGGACAACCTGACCTGTGTGCGCGCCCTGATGCAGGTGACCAAATCGCTGGGCATGAGCGAGCTGCACGAACGCTATGGCCAGGAGTATGCCAGACtgcacaagcagcagcaggaacgaCAGAACGAACAGCTCTATCAACAGCAGCGTCTTTCCTCGGCCACCTCCGGCAGGGGCAGCAGCCGTTTGAGAA TGCGTCCATCGAACGAGGAGCGTCTGCAGGAGAACAGCGATATCTCGGCAACACTCGTTTCCAACTCACGGGTGGGCTACAATGGCGATCAGTTCCTGCAAAGCGGCAACGCCTACTCGAGTAAGTTGCGGCCTAAGCCTGAAGTTGATTCTTATTTCATTCGTTTTCCTAGTCAAACAGTATGTGGATCCTCTTGGCCCACCGGCCGAACGTCCTCGCACCGGCATGCATCGTGCACAGCAGAGCAACGACTCCGATGA
- the nompB gene encoding intraflagellar transport protein 88 homolog isoform X1, which produces MSATQAEDKRAAGTAEIATAPPPPPTAAGRPPTSQLFSRGNLVSSRTGGDKTALARPSTAVRAVGYAASTSGSAGQRFDQFFLEKVKQQTLSSANAAVDAAKEVNPQIKYKNMEVKIVKLLESSIVLAARSFSNRTSGSSNTEIKSALAEALNKAKDASSLDRILHHEQDKQGENVFHNFDLTYAVFFNLAEQYEHNDMHIEALNTYNIMTKNKMFPHVNQLKLNMGNIYFKMGMHKKAIKMYRMALDSVPNTLKQLRLKITENIGVLFVRMGQYADAASSFEFIMSERADIRSGIHLLLCYYAMGDVNKIKSTFRSLCDVQPVETERDLENENNIIRLQQQAEQAGQMGADQTPAAGNQAAEVAIIDAEGNSSYEQVTEPNKSSANAKNLYVLQALKTDELAIYTKQRRNTEKRSITMIVDLISPLIEENYNDGYNWCIEVIRTSNLSWLANELELNKALVYLRQNDVNQAIETLQMYDRKSESSMTASALTNLSFIYINLGNLEMATHCLNQLQELGALQTSVLALVNASIVDMRSQNLSSARERLQRALQLDPSSFEANYNLGLLALQQQDFELAEEQFELLKAQLMQPHSVQHSHVYYQLAKLQERRLSNASAGGFKSSASPGALQAYLQVLGISAADIDSRLFEKVGSMYEQRQDHQEANQYYNEAYRINMSDISIASSIGSYYIKLQATEKALYYYERAVLADPNDPNLMLRIASCFRNSYLPPKQYLGMFEKIYARFPDNLTCVRALMQVTKSLGMSELHERYGQEYARLHKQQQERQNEQLYQQQRLSSATSGRGSSRLRTVRPSNEERLQENSDISATLVSNSRVGYNGDQFLQSGNAYSSKLRPKPEVDSYFIRFPSQTVCGSSWPTGRTSSHRHASCTAEQRLR; this is translated from the exons ATGAGTGCTACGCAAGCGGAAGACAAACGAGCTGCAGGCACGGCGGAGATCGCAACggcaccgccgccgcctcccACAGCCGCCGGCAGGCCGCCCACCTCGCAGCTTTTTTCG CGGGGCAATCTGGTTAGCAGTCGCACGGGCGGCGACAAGACGGCGCTGGCCAGACCCTCGACAGCGGTGCGGGCCGTGGGCTATGCGGCCAGCACGAGCGGCTCGGCGGGTCAACGGTTCGATCAATTCTTTCTGGAGAAGGTCAAGCAGCAGACGCTGTCCTCGGCCAATGCCGCCGTCGACGCGGCCAAGGAGGTTAA TCCACAGATCAAGTACAAGAACATGGAGGTGAAAATTGTGAAACTCCTGGAGTCCTCAATTGTGCTGGCAGCGCGCAGTTTCTCGAATCGCACAAGTGGTTCGTCCAATACGGAAATAAAATCCGCACTGGCCGAGGCTCTGAACAAGGCCAAGGATGCATCCTCGTTGGATCGCATACTGCATCATGAACAGGATAAACAGggcgaaaatgtttttcacaacTTCGACTTGACCTATGCG gTATTCTTCAATTTGGCCGAGCAATACGAGCACAATGACATGCACATTGAGGCCCTGAACACGTACAACATCATGAccaagaacaaaatgtttccgCATGTGAATCAACTGAAGCTGAACATGGGCAACATCTACTTCAAGATGGGAATGCACAAGAAGGCCATCAAAATGTATCGCATGGCTTTGGATTCGGTGCCGAACACGTTGAAGCAGCTGCGCTTGAAAATTACCGAGAATATTGGAGTATTATTTGTGCGGATGGGCCAGTATGCGGATGCTGCGTCCAGTTTTGAGTTTATCATGTCAGAACGCGCGGACATTCGCAGCGGCATCCATCTGCTGCTCTGCTACTATGCCATGGGCGACGTGAACAAAATCAAGAGCACCTTCCGCAGCCTGTGCGATGTGCAGCCCGTCGAAACCGAGCGCGACTTGGAGAACGAGAATAATATAATACGTTTGCAGCAGCAGGCCGAGCAGGCTGGACAAATGGGCGCGGATCAGACGCCTGCTGCCGGCAACCAGGCAGCCGAGGTGGCCATCATTGATGCAGAGGGCAACAGCTCCTACGAACAGGTGACCGAACCCAACAAGAGCTCTGCGAATGCCAAGAATCTCTACGTCCTGCAGGCTCTCAAAACGGATGAGCTGGCCATTTATACAAAGCAAAGGCGCAACACGGAGAAGCGTTCCATTACAATGATTGTCGATCTGATCTCTCCCCTGATCGAGGAGAACTACAATGATG GCTACAACTGGTGCATTGAGGTGATACGGACATCGAATCTGTCCTGGCTGGCCAACGAGCTGGAGTTAAACAAGGCGCTCGTCTATCTGCGCCAGAACGATGTCAACCAGGCAATCGAGACGCTGCAAATGTACGACCGCAAGAGCGAGAGCTCCATGACGGCCAGTGCGCTGACGAATCTCAGCTTCATCTACATTAAC CTGGGCAACCTGGAGATGGCCACGCACTGCCTCAATCAGCTGCAGGAGCTTGGGGCACTGCAGACGAGCGTCTTGGCGCTGGTCAATGCCAGCATTGTGGACATGCGGAGTCAGAATCTGAGCTCGGCCAGGGAGCGGCTGCAGCGTGCCTTGCAGCTGGATCCCAGCAGCTTTGAGGCCAACTACAATTTGGGcctgctggcgctgcagcagcaggattTCGAGCTGGCCGAGGAGCAGTTCGAGCTGCTGAAGGCGCAGCTCATGCAGCCGCATTCGGTGCAGCACAGTCATGTCTATTACCAGCTGGCCAAGCTGCAGGAGCGGCGTCTGAGCAACGCCTCTGCGGGCGGCTTCAAGTCCAGCGCCTCTCCGGGCGCACTCCAGGCCTATCTGCAGGTACTGGGCATCTCGGCCGCCGACATTGACTCGCGCCTGTTCGAGAAGGTGGGCAGCATGTACGAGCAGCGGCAGGATCATCAGGAGGCCAATCAGTACTACAACGAGGCCTATCGCATCAACATGAGCGACATCAGCATCGCCAGCTCCATTGGCTCGTATTACATCAAGCTGCAGGCCACGGAGAAGGCGCTGTATTACTATGAGCGGGCGGTGCTAGCGGATCCCAATGATCCGAATTTGATGCTGCGCATTGCCAGCTGTTTTCGCAACTCTTATTTGCCGCCGAAGCAATATCTGGGCATGTTCGAGAAGATATATGCGCGCTTTCCGGACAACCTGACCTGTGTGCGCGCCCTGATGCAGGTGACCAAATCGCTGGGCATGAGCGAGCTGCACGAACGCTATGGCCAGGAGTATGCCAGACtgcacaagcagcagcaggaacgaCAGAACGAACAGCTCTATCAACAGCAGCGTCTTTCCTCGGCCACCTCCGGCAGGGGCAGCAGCCGTTTGAGAA CAGTGCGTCCATCGAACGAGGAGCGTCTGCAGGAGAACAGCGATATCTCGGCAACACTCGTTTCCAACTCACGGGTGGGCTACAATGGCGATCAGTTCCTGCAAAGCGGCAACGCCTACTCGAGTAAGTTGCGGCCTAAGCCTGAAGTTGATTCTTATTTCATTCGTTTTCCTAGTCAAACAGTATGTGGATCCTCTTGGCCCACCGGCCGAACGTCCTCGCACCGGCATGCATCGTGCACAGCAGAGCAACGACTCCGATGA
- the LOC6634009 gene encoding uncharacterized protein isoform X1 produces the protein MNPNCQTDINSAECQKWMREVCAHCRELFAREATDKWAAWWHDATPALFKDVPDMTVYDCNKLKHLLELEVAAIRPPEVPMQFPEFTWWQKALLISVYIGILVLMVLMCRYWRRGRRVRVQSMDEEKAGPQRPINKTPPQSEQKTQAPPSTPPAPHPQHEDVQKPNKSRHTFKAWMRHRCRPIFVHNEASLRRQQAKYKANELIREAHNQQNIEKWTRAREEVEKRRQERKDSLAMDSKRKDTQHLDENQHKHFIAIYL, from the exons ATGAACCCCAATTGCCAGACGGACATCAACAGTGCCGAGTGCCAGAAATGGATGAGGGAAGTGTGCGCCCATTGCAGGGAGCTGTTCGCCCGGGAGGCCACCGACAAGTGGGCCGCCTGGTGGCACGATGCGACGCCAGCCTTGTTCAAGGATGTGCCGGACATGACCGTCTACGACTGCAACAAGCTGAAGCATCTGCTGGAGCTGGAGGTGGCTGCCATAAGGCCACCAGAGGTACCCATGCAATTTCCAGAGTTCACGTGGTGGCAAAAGGCATTGCTGATCTCCGTTTATATTGGCATTCTTGTGCTGATGGTGCTGATGTGTCGCTACTGGAGAAGGGGGCGACGTGTCAGGGTGCAGAGCATGGACGAGGAGAAGGCGGGCCCTCAGCGGCCGATAAATAAAACGCCTCCACAGTCTGAACAAAAGACACAAGCGCCTCCGTCAACGCCGCCGGCGCCGCATCCGCAGCACGAAGATgtacaaaagccaaacaaatcgAGGCACACCTTTAAGGCCTGGATGCGGCACAGATGCCGTCCAATCTTCGTACACAACGAGGCTTCACTGCGCCGTCAGCAGGCCAAGTACAAGGCGAACGAACTGATCAGGGAAGCCCACAACCAGCAGAACATTGAGAAATGGACGAGAGCACGCGAGGAAGTCGAAAAGAGGCGGCAGGAAAGAAAGGATAGCTTGGCCATGGATAGTAAGCGGAAGGACACACAGCATTTAGATGAGAATCAACACAAA cattttattgcaatttatttgtgA
- the LOC6634009 gene encoding uncharacterized protein isoform X2: MNPNCQTDINSAECQKWMREVCAHCRELFAREATDKWAAWWHDATPALFKDVPDMTVYDCNKLKHLLELEVAAIRPPEVPMQFPEFTWWQKALLISVYIGILVLMVLMCRYWRRGRRVRVQSMDEEKAGPQRPINKTPPQSEQKTQAPPSTPPAPHPQHEDVQKPNKSRHTFKAWMRHRCRPIFVHNEASLRRQQAKYKANELIREAHNQQNIEKWTRAREEVEKRRQERKDSLAMDSKRKDTQHLDENQHK; this comes from the exons ATGAACCCCAATTGCCAGACGGACATCAACAGTGCCGAGTGCCAGAAATGGATGAGGGAAGTGTGCGCCCATTGCAGGGAGCTGTTCGCCCGGGAGGCCACCGACAAGTGGGCCGCCTGGTGGCACGATGCGACGCCAGCCTTGTTCAAGGATGTGCCGGACATGACCGTCTACGACTGCAACAAGCTGAAGCATCTGCTGGAGCTGGAGGTGGCTGCCATAAGGCCACCAGAGGTACCCATGCAATTTCCAGAGTTCACGTGGTGGCAAAAGGCATTGCTGATCTCCGTTTATATTGGCATTCTTGTGCTGATGGTGCTGATGTGTCGCTACTGGAGAAGGGGGCGACGTGTCAGGGTGCAGAGCATGGACGAGGAGAAGGCGGGCCCTCAGCGGCCGATAAATAAAACGCCTCCACAGTCTGAACAAAAGACACAAGCGCCTCCGTCAACGCCGCCGGCGCCGCATCCGCAGCACGAAGATgtacaaaagccaaacaaatcgAGGCACACCTTTAAGGCCTGGATGCGGCACAGATGCCGTCCAATCTTCGTACACAACGAGGCTTCACTGCGCCGTCAGCAGGCCAAGTACAAGGCGAACGAACTGATCAGGGAAGCCCACAACCAGCAGAACATTGAGAAATGGACGAGAGCACGCGAGGAAGTCGAAAAGAGGCGGCAGGAAAGAAAGGATAGCTTGGCCATGGATAGTAAGCGGAAGGACACACAGCATTTAGATGAGAATCAACACAAA TAA